ACCAGGAGTCAGGGGACAGGGGTCAGGAATCAGGGGACAGGGGACAGGAGTCAGGAGTCAGCGACGGGGATCCGCAATCGGCAATCCAAAATCGGCAATCCAAAATCCCCGCAGCGGGCGTCTTCCCCGGCTGGCCCGACCGCGCCGCGGCGATCACGTGCATGGATCCCTGCGGCGGTTCTGGGCACTTCGTCGTGGCCGAGTTCGAGATGCTGCGGCGGATGCGCATGGAAGAGGAGGGGCTGGATGCGACCGCGGCCGGCGATGCGGCCATCCGCGACAACCTGTTCATGCTGGAGCTGGACCCGCGCTGCACGCAGATCGCGACCTTTGCGCTGGCGCTGGCCGCGTGGAAGAGCGGCGGCTACCGGCCCCTGCCGACCCCGAACATCGCCTGCTCCGGCATCGCGGTTACGGGCCAGTTGGAGGATTGGCTGCGCCTGGCCCGCGGGGATGAGCGGCTGCGCATCGCGCTGGAGCGGCTGCACAAGCTCTTCACGAACGCGCCGACCCTGGGCAGCCTGATCAACCCCGCGGATGTGCCGCTGGCCGAGCGCATGTTCACCGCCGACTACGAGGAGGTCGCGCCGCTGCTGGAAAAGGCGCTGGCGAAGGAGCGCGACGATCCGGCCGCGGCCGTGTTGGGCGCGGCGGCCGAGGGGGTGACGAAGGCGGCGAAGCTGCTGGCGGGACGGTATATGTTGGTGGCCACGAATGTGCCGTACATCGGGTTCAAAAAGCAGACAGAGATACTCAAGAGGTTCTGCGAGCAACATCATCCCGATGGCAAGATGGACCTTGCGACAGTTTTTGTGGAGCGATGTCGTGGCTACACGGCGGCAGGAGGATCCTATTCGCTAGTAACCCCTCAGAACTGGCTCTCCCTTGGTTCCTACATGAAACTGCGACGGAAAATGCTCCGAGAACAGTGCTGGCACTCTGTCAATTGGCTTGGACCCAGAGCATTTGAGACGATCACAGGTGAGATTGTACAGCCGGCCCTCTTGCTCTTCAGCAAGGACTTTGCGCCATCAGGTCAAGCAATCTTCGGTATGGACGTGTCGTTCGGAAAAACGCCTACAGAGAAGGCCGACTTGCTTCAGAGCGCGGACCTTGAGGTTGTTCCACAGGCTGCTCAAGCACAAAATCCAGACGCCAGGATTCTACTGAAAACTCAAACACAGGCGAAGCTGCTTCAGGATTATGTTTGGTCACCCCGTGGGGTCGTTACTGGAGATGGTGCCCGATGGATTCACTGTTTCTGGGAGATCAACCTGCCGCGCGAGGGATGGCGATTCTTACAGAGCACCGTCCAGACGACGCAGCAGTTTGGTGGCCGTGAGCATATCATCAACTGGTCATCTGGCGGACAAGGAATGTTGCGTCCAGGCCTCGAAAACCCGGCGTACGGTCGTCATGGCGTTGCTGTGAGCCAAATGGGTGACTTGCCGTGTGCGCTTTATTCTGGGGAGCTATACGATAACAATACGGGAGCCGTAGTGCCCAAGGATCCTGTACACTTGGCGGCGATCTGGACGTTTTGCCAGTCACCTGATTATCATGAAGCGGTTCGTCGGGTAGACAAGTCACTCGCAGTCACAAACGATTCCCTGGTCAAGATCCCGTTCGACCTACCCCATTGGCAACGGTTGGCTGACACAGCCGGTCCCCTCCCCGAACCCCATTCCAACGACCCCACCCAATGGCTCTTCGCCGGCCACCCCGCGGGCGCGACCGAGCCGCTGCAGGTTGCGGTCGCGCGGCTGTTGGGCTACCGTTGGCCGCAGCAAGCCGAGACCCTTCGGCCTGCCGGGCCTCAGGGTGACACGTTGGATGCCTTCGCCGATGCGGACGGCATCGTCTGCCTGCCCGCGGTCGCCGGCGAACAACCCGCGGCCGAACGCCTGCGCGCACTCCTGGCCGCAGCCTTCGCCAATCGGCAATCGGCAATCCGCAATCGGCAATCGCCAATCGGCAATCCGCAATCCCCCGCCTGGTCGGCCGCGGAGCAAGAGCGGCTGCTGGCCTCCGTGGGCTACGCGGGCAAAACGCTGGACGATTGGCTGGCCGACGGCTTCTTCTCACAGCATTGCAGGCTGTTCCACAACCGGCCCTTCATCTGGCACATCTGGGATGGCCGCAAGGATGGCTTCGCGGCGCTGGTCAACTACCACAAGCTCGACCGGGCCCGGCTGGAAAAGTTGACCTACACGTACCTGGGCGCGTGGATCAGCCGGCAGCGGGACGAACAAGGCGCCAGCATCGGCGGCGCGGACGGCCGGCTGGTGGCCGCGCTGGCGCTGCAAAAGAAACTGGTCGCCATCCTGGAAGGCGAGCCGCCCTACGACATCTACGTGCGCTGGAAGCCGCTGCATCAGCAGCCCATCGGCTGGGCGCCGGATCTCAACGACGGCGTGCGGCTCAACATCCGGCCGTTTGTCACCGCGGGCGTGCTGCGCAGCAAGTTCACGATCAACTGGAACAAGGACCGCGGCAAGAACCCCGACGGCAGCGAGCGGTTGAACGACCGCCACCTGACGCGGGCCGAGAAGGTGGCGGCGCGAGACGAAGGGGCAAAGCATGGATAAAAATCGTCGTTTGGCTGTGGCCATCGTCTTATCGAGTACGTTTACTCTGATAATTGGTTTGCTATCGGATTTGGCAGCCCAATTCCTGACCCCTGCTGTTGCCAACAGACAAGTGCTGGTGTGGGGCGCTCTTGTAGCGACCTTTCTCGTTTCTTTGCCTGTCGCTATCTATCTCTCACTGCGGGAGTCATCCAGTAAGGATTCCGTCCGTGCAGGAGCTCCGCCTCCTGCACCTTATGCCCGATTCTGGGGACGTGATGCACTGTTGGATGAATTGATGGCGGTACTACGCGAACCAAGCGTCAAGCCGATGATTGGTATTGACGGATTGGGAGGTATCGGCAAAACCGCGGTCGCCCGTGAGCTCGTCGAGCGCAGCCTGAGTGAACATCTTTTCGATACCGTGATCTGGGAACCACGGGCTACTGGCATGATAGGCGCCGCAGAAACACGTCTGACCTGGCAGGCGTTCATTTCGGCAGTCGGGCGACAGCTTGGTGCTCCCCATATTCAACGTCTGTCGGCTGACGAACAAATGCAATATCTGGCGGGATTGCTGAAGACTGCCAGGATTCTGATTGTGCTAGATAACCTAGAAACTGCGGCAACTGATCAGGCCGAATTCGCACAACGACTGGCCCCATTGTTGCTGCCTTCCTGCAAAGCACTCCTAACCAGCCGGCGTCGGTTCACAGGCGATGTCTATGCAGTGCATTTGGCGGGACTGGATGAAGAAAGCAGTTTGCAATTGACGCGTCATGAGGCCAGGATGAAGGGGATAGGTCGCGTGATAGCGGCCTCCACCGACGAGCTACGCAAGATTGCGAGTGCGACGGGCGGCTCTCCCCTCGCAATCAAACTAATTGTTGGGCAGCTTCATCACTTACCTCTTGAACATGTCTTGAAGGCACTGGAGACAGTCCGTCTAGATGCGGTTACACCAGGAGAGGGTGACGAATATGTTGGTTTCTACAAGAGTGTCTTCTGGCGGTCTTGGCGTGTACTTTCAGAAGAGGCGCAGAGATTACTGATTTCAATGGCCGTTTTTTCTCCGGGGCTTGGCGGTACCTTGGACATGGTGACTGGTGTCAGTGGCATAAATACAAACCGGGTATCCAGGCGAATCGATGAATTATGGCGCGCCTCACTGGTCGAGGTAGATAACGTTTCACTCCAACAGACACGCTATTACCTTCACCCATTGACACAATACTTTGTCAAATCAGATATCGTAAAAGAAGACTGAAACTGTACCGCGAGTAAAGCGCAGGGATTTATTGACAACATTCTGATCATGTTTACGTTTCTTCATCCTATGCCAGAGATGTCTTTGCACAAGCTCAAGAACGTTTAGTGACTATTTGTGAGAATTATGTTCAAGAACACAATACATCTCCGGATACGCTTGGCACGGAATTGCCAAATATACTTATTGCGATTCAGATCTGCGAGAAGCAGCATAACTTGATCTCTTTAGGATTTCTGATCCATTCTACTGGAGAGATGTTATTGGGTGCCGGGCATAAAGACAAATATCAGCGTTGGCTTGAGCTCATACTCTCAGATACATCCATTGCTGCTGATACCAACACACGCGACCTTCTACTGGCCTTGATTGATGACTATGCAAATACTCTCAACTCGGCAGGTGAGCGCAGTCGTGCGTTGATCCTTTATGAACGGTTGCTTAGTGAGACCGAAGGAGATCCGTTGCTGCAAGCCTTTGCCCATTTGGGATTGGGTGCCGTCCAACTAGGTGCCAGTCGAATAGATTTGGCACGAAATCATTGGCTGCAAGCCCGCGCCAATGCTCAGGAGTGCAATGCGCCAGACATAGTAACCCTGGCCAACTATTTTCTGGGGGAACCAGACAATCACTCGGATGTGCTGGTTAGTCTCGAACAAGCGCCCTTCTCTCGCAAACCCAAGTCTGCAAACTGGCGACGGTATCTTTGGTGTCAGATGCAAGCGATGCGCCACTTCCAAAGGAAAGAATACACCCATGCCAGCACTTTGTACTGCGAGGCGCTCCAATTGGCTACAACTTTGGCTGACGAACGCGGTAAGGCATTGGCCATGTTCCATCTGGGTGAAATTGCTCGCGTGCAAGACAGAATTGATGAGGCTTTGCACTATCTCCATCAAAGTGAAGATATCGCTCGCCGCATGGATGACCAGACTGGACTGGCCAGCATTTATGCCAGTTTAGGACGGTTGTATCTCTATCAGGAACAGTATAGCCTGGCTCTTCCCAACCTACGTGAGTGCGTTCTGCTCGAAAGCGCGTGGGGCGAAACTCGGATCCTGGCTGAGAATCTATACTGGCTTGGATATGCGCTGGCTAACACAGGAAGAATCGAAGAGGCACAAGACTGCTTCTTGCGCGCGCGTGCGATTTTTATGCATATGGACCAAGAGCGCGTTACCGACGTGGATCGAGCTCTTGCCAGGCTTGAAGCGGCTTTGGAGGCAGGCACATGAGTTTTTTTCAACCTACAGGCTGGGCTGAAAAGCACTCACGAAAAAGCCAGCAGCGGTTTGCTCAACAGTTCTTAGCCTATGCCGAGACTCATTGGCAGGAGCACGATGTATTGCAGCGTGAGTTGCCTAACTTGCGAATTGCGATTAACCTGCTCATTCGCCAACAATCCCCAGTGCAGACAGCAGAGATGATTTCATCTCTCAGTAGCCTCTGGCTTGCGCAGGGTTATTGGCAGGAAGCACTGGACTACTTTGATCATGCACGACCGCTTCTGGATCGTTGGCACTCAGAGCGCACTGGCAATCAGCAGGTAGAACTCGGCTGGGGGCAAGTGCAGGTGGTTGCTGTGATGGCCCGATTTTTACAGGGCCTGCATCAGGAAGCTCGTGAATCTCTTCAATGTCTCCTCCGCGAACTGCACCTCGAAGACAAATCTGCGTCTTTGCTGTTGCTTCTGTTTGCAGGCCTGGTCAATCAATCAAAGGAAGAGTCACGCGAACTGAACGTGCTCTACGACGAATGGCTGGTAAGGATCAGGGAGATCGAGAACCTATCCATGAGGGGTGCCGCGCTCGACTTGATTGCAAGGCAACTGGCCGACCAGGGAGATGTGAATCGTAGCCTTGAGCTATTGCGTGAGAAAATGGAGATTGACAGCCAGCGGCATGACATTTACGCCATTTGCGAGACGCTATGCTCTTTGGCCTCGGTAGCCAGATCTGCCGGACTAGACGCTTTGGCTGACGATTGTCTGCAGGAAGTAATGAAACTCAGTGCCATCAATCAGAAATCCGAAGCTTACGCTGAGGCATTGCGTGAACGTGCTGCCATTGCGTTGAAACAGGAAAACTATCCTCTCGCCAGTGATCTTTATCGCGAGATCCTGGCAATGGCGCGTCAGCGCAAGAGCAAACCCGCCATAGCCAATACCTTGCGACTCCTGGTCTTTGCGGCTGAAGAGTTGGGCCAGAGTATTGATAGCCTGCTTGAAGAGAGTCTTTCAGTCAGTCGCGATATCGGTGATTATGCTGGCATGATCCGTTCATGGATCCAACTTGGGACGCTTGCACAAGAACAAGGCAAAGCAGATCAGGCGCAGGATCAGTTCGAGAAAGCCCGTAATCTTGCGGAGCAAATACAAGACCAAGAACTGCTGGCCCTGGCCTGGCAGAGCCTTGGAGAACTTGCTGAGGAGCGAGAGAATTGGATCGAAGCCCGCCACTGTTACGAACGATGCCTGGAGGTGTCCAATGATATGACAAATTCAGAGGGACGGGCGCTTGCGCTGCGTAACCTGGGTCATGTGTTGATCAACTTGCGGGATATCGACTTAGCCGTCAACATGTTCAGCGCCAGCGCCGAGATACACGCACGGACCGGAGACTGGGAATCGTACGCTGGAAATCTTTATGACCTTGCCTATGTGGCAGCCCTGGAAGGACGAGCAGAAGATACGCGAGAATTTTACCAACAGTGTGTGACTATTCTGCGCCGGATTGGTTCGACTCATTTGGAGGAAATCGATGAAGCAAAACAGCATCTCGAACAAACCTTGGCCTCAAGCTCTGCACATAATCTCCAACTCCGCCGAAACCTCCAGTATTCTGAGACTGCCTCATACATGGATTCCGAAGTCAGATGCACCCCGTGATTCATGTTCTCGTTAGGTAGCATTGAGGCACTTGATGTGGGCCCGCGCAAGATGTGTACTTTGCTGTATATCCAACCTGACGCCGTTCAAGCAGGAAGAGTGGCATTGGCCATGAACAAACCAATTACATTTTTTGAGACTGTGACCGGCGCGTTGGTGCACGCCGGTCAGTACAACAAGAACGACCAATGCCGGCCGGCCGCTATCCTGTGGCCCGACAAGGAGCGCCAATGGGAGCCGCTGCTGCCGATTGTGGTAGAATAGGCGCGATGCCCGAAGCGAGTTTCAAGACATCTGTACAGCCACGGAAGGAGGCCCAACATGCACGTTAGTAGGATCATTCTCAAGCAAGTTCGCAACTTTCGTGATTTTAGCCGCGCCTTCGAGGATGGCTGGACCAACCGTGTGCCCGACGCGCTGCTGTTGATGGGGCCGAACGGCAGCGGCAAAAGTACGCTGCTGGAGGTCATTGTGGCCCTCTGGCGGGGCATGGCAGATTCGCTCCCTGGGGCAAACCCGGTGACCGACGCGGCCGGGGCGCGCCTCTTGCAGTCGGCGGGACTGGCTGCCCTGGAAGTGATCGGTTTCGAGGGCGCGCCAATGTGGATCTATGCGGGCGGGCAGGATGCCACCCGGAGCTTTGCGGCTGCTCATGCCGATGCGCACCGCTTTGAATTACAGCGCCACCTCTCCTCATCCCCGGAAGATGTGCGCGGCACACAAGTCACCGGTATCTACACACCTCCCGGCCCCCCGGATCGCAGCAAAGCAGAGACACAAAAGGAGGGCGAGGCCTGGACGAACCGCTTAGCCGATCAACTGGCTGAGAACCAGCTCGGCAAGCGGGCCGACCTGCCCAACCTCGTCTATCTGGCCAGTGAAAGCCGGCTGCTCCGCCCATTGAGCGAGCGGTTCAGCGTGCAGCCCGAGCCGGAGGAATACCAATGGCTGGCCCGCTACGAGCCGGTCGCCAGCCGCCGGGGCAGCTTGCAGAACTATCTCTACAACCTCAAGGTGGTGGATGAGGCCCGCTTCGACGAGATCGCGGCGCAGTTCAATCGGTTCCTGGTCGGTAAACGGCTGAACGGCTTCGACCGGCGCACCGGCGACCTGTTGGTGG
This portion of the Candidatus Amarolinea dominans genome encodes:
- a CDS encoding SAM-dependent DNA methyltransferase, which produces MPPLPTDLRKTLENAIIAARRAAEEAARAALTTLAVTRSEPFATMDEPQRQLRRGLRAKARQLGDDTKSDALPLLTHEVAYQQWHRMLFARFLAENHLLMHPTLRVPVSLAECAELAPEEGAADAWDLAARYAGAMLPGIFPANDPTVQVVFAPEGRQKLEAILAGLPPAVFTADDGLGWVYQFWQTDKKKEVNASGRKIGGPDLAPVTQLFTEDYMVRFLLENSLGAWWAARHPDSQLVREWQYLRWVDQESGDRGQESGDRGQESGVSDGDPQSAIQNRQSKIPAAGVFPGWPDRAAAITCMDPCGGSGHFVVAEFEMLRRMRMEEEGLDATAAGDAAIRDNLFMLELDPRCTQIATFALALAAWKSGGYRPLPTPNIACSGIAVTGQLEDWLRLARGDERLRIALERLHKLFTNAPTLGSLINPADVPLAERMFTADYEEVAPLLEKALAKERDDPAAAVLGAAAEGVTKAAKLLAGRYMLVATNVPYIGFKKQTEILKRFCEQHHPDGKMDLATVFVERCRGYTAAGGSYSLVTPQNWLSLGSYMKLRRKMLREQCWHSVNWLGPRAFETITGEIVQPALLLFSKDFAPSGQAIFGMDVSFGKTPTEKADLLQSADLEVVPQAAQAQNPDARILLKTQTQAKLLQDYVWSPRGVVTGDGARWIHCFWEINLPREGWRFLQSTVQTTQQFGGREHIINWSSGGQGMLRPGLENPAYGRHGVAVSQMGDLPCALYSGELYDNNTGAVVPKDPVHLAAIWTFCQSPDYHEAVRRVDKSLAVTNDSLVKIPFDLPHWQRLADTAGPLPEPHSNDPTQWLFAGHPAGATEPLQVAVARLLGYRWPQQAETLRPAGPQGDTLDAFADADGIVCLPAVAGEQPAAERLRALLAAAFANRQSAIRNRQSPIGNPQSPAWSAAEQERLLASVGYAGKTLDDWLADGFFSQHCRLFHNRPFIWHIWDGRKDGFAALVNYHKLDRARLEKLTYTYLGAWISRQRDEQGASIGGADGRLVAALALQKKLVAILEGEPPYDIYVRWKPLHQQPIGWAPDLNDGVRLNIRPFVTAGVLRSKFTINWNKDRGKNPDGSERLNDRHLTRAEKVAARDEGAKHG
- a CDS encoding AAA family ATPase — protein: MDKNRRLAVAIVLSSTFTLIIGLLSDLAAQFLTPAVANRQVLVWGALVATFLVSLPVAIYLSLRESSSKDSVRAGAPPPAPYARFWGRDALLDELMAVLREPSVKPMIGIDGLGGIGKTAVARELVERSLSEHLFDTVIWEPRATGMIGAAETRLTWQAFISAVGRQLGAPHIQRLSADEQMQYLAGLLKTARILIVLDNLETAATDQAEFAQRLAPLLLPSCKALLTSRRRFTGDVYAVHLAGLDEESSLQLTRHEARMKGIGRVIAASTDELRKIASATGGSPLAIKLIVGQLHHLPLEHVLKALETVRLDAVTPGEGDEYVGFYKSVFWRSWRVLSEEAQRLLISMAVFSPGLGGTLDMVTGVSGINTNRVSRRIDELWRASLVEVDNVSLQQTRYYLHPLTQYFVKSDIVKED
- a CDS encoding tetratricopeptide repeat protein, whose product is MTICENYVQEHNTSPDTLGTELPNILIAIQICEKQHNLISLGFLIHSTGEMLLGAGHKDKYQRWLELILSDTSIAADTNTRDLLLALIDDYANTLNSAGERSRALILYERLLSETEGDPLLQAFAHLGLGAVQLGASRIDLARNHWLQARANAQECNAPDIVTLANYFLGEPDNHSDVLVSLEQAPFSRKPKSANWRRYLWCQMQAMRHFQRKEYTHASTLYCEALQLATTLADERGKALAMFHLGEIARVQDRIDEALHYLHQSEDIARRMDDQTGLASIYASLGRLYLYQEQYSLALPNLRECVLLESAWGETRILAENLYWLGYALANTGRIEEAQDCFLRARAIFMHMDQERVTDVDRALARLEAALEAGT
- a CDS encoding tetratricopeptide repeat protein: MSFFQPTGWAEKHSRKSQQRFAQQFLAYAETHWQEHDVLQRELPNLRIAINLLIRQQSPVQTAEMISSLSSLWLAQGYWQEALDYFDHARPLLDRWHSERTGNQQVELGWGQVQVVAVMARFLQGLHQEARESLQCLLRELHLEDKSASLLLLLFAGLVNQSKEESRELNVLYDEWLVRIREIENLSMRGAALDLIARQLADQGDVNRSLELLREKMEIDSQRHDIYAICETLCSLASVARSAGLDALADDCLQEVMKLSAINQKSEAYAEALRERAAIALKQENYPLASDLYREILAMARQRKSKPAIANTLRLLVFAAEELGQSIDSLLEESLSVSRDIGDYAGMIRSWIQLGTLAQEQGKADQAQDQFEKARNLAEQIQDQELLALAWQSLGELAEERENWIEARHCYERCLEVSNDMTNSEGRALALRNLGHVLINLRDIDLAVNMFSASAEIHARTGDWESYAGNLYDLAYVAALEGRAEDTREFYQQCVTILRRIGSTHLEEIDEAKQHLEQTLASSSAHNLQLRRNLQYSETASYMDSEVRCTP
- a CDS encoding AAA family ATPase; translation: MHVSRIILKQVRNFRDFSRAFEDGWTNRVPDALLLMGPNGSGKSTLLEVIVALWRGMADSLPGANPVTDAAGARLLQSAGLAALEVIGFEGAPMWIYAGGQDATRSFAAAHADAHRFELQRHLSSSPEDVRGTQVTGIYTPPGPPDRSKAETQKEGEAWTNRLADQLAENQLGKRADLPNLVYLASESRLLRPLSERFSVQPEPEEYQWLARYEPVASRRGSLQNYLYNLKVVDEARFDEIAAQFNRFLVGKRLNGFDRRTGDLLVEVGTGESHPIEELSSGEKQVLLMLATITRWLRPGGIVLVDEPDLHLHVSLATAFVSHLRRMVADKGGQLIIASHMPELWELFTDSHTVRLDATGKEVAR